From the genome of Candidatus Caldatribacterium sp., one region includes:
- a CDS encoding sn-glycerol-1-phosphate dehydrogenase — MQDVCALLGKTFQCQCGKVHRIRTQRILVGEDVIPRIPSVLRDLNLRGKALVLFDETTYEVAGKEVMRVLESSSFSILPGLLKKDGPFPFLEPDEGARSQIGEYLFKQPDFLVAVGSGVINDLAKFVAHRVGIPYVAVATAPSMDGYVSPGAPMLVGGYKVTYDATPPLALFADIGVLSAAPLPLVQAGFADLVGKITANADWVIRRVLFGEDFCEPLWENTASFLRDLGFYAEGIARRDKEAVTVLIWALVWSGLGMEMIGDSRPASGGEHLVAHYLEMMALHRGLHPSLHGLRVGVATCIVWRLFQLFFEKAREGLRCIPQNHFDWDTLKVHFGPLFPFVEEEARKKENLSWPEVNPLLLQGAVEDKLSLFNPFELLRRAGIPTNFRELGFPGKMVRDAFLWARFLRSRVTILDLLAHCGVLEELLDRALQEIE; from the coding sequence ATGCAGGATGTATGCGCCCTTCTGGGAAAAACCTTTCAGTGCCAATGCGGAAAAGTGCACCGTATCAGGACACAAAGGATTCTCGTCGGTGAGGATGTCATCCCGAGGATACCCTCTGTCCTCCGGGACCTTAACCTCAGGGGTAAGGCCCTTGTGCTCTTTGACGAAACCACATACGAAGTGGCAGGTAAGGAGGTCATGCGTGTCCTTGAAAGCTCCTCTTTTTCGATTCTCCCCGGTCTCTTGAAAAAAGACGGGCCCTTTCCCTTCCTTGAACCCGATGAGGGAGCACGAAGCCAAATCGGTGAGTACCTCTTCAAGCAGCCTGATTTTCTCGTTGCCGTTGGATCAGGGGTTATCAACGACCTTGCGAAATTTGTGGCGCATCGGGTTGGCATCCCTTACGTTGCCGTTGCCACGGCTCCCTCTATGGATGGGTATGTTTCCCCTGGAGCACCGATGCTTGTTGGGGGGTATAAGGTAACCTACGACGCAACACCCCCTCTTGCGCTCTTTGCCGATATTGGAGTTCTCTCTGCCGCTCCCCTTCCTCTTGTTCAGGCTGGCTTTGCGGATCTTGTGGGAAAGATTACCGCCAATGCGGATTGGGTGATTCGCCGGGTCCTCTTCGGAGAGGACTTTTGTGAACCTCTTTGGGAGAACACCGCTTCGTTTCTGAGAGACCTCGGATTCTATGCGGAAGGCATAGCAAGGCGGGACAAGGAGGCAGTGACAGTTCTCATCTGGGCACTCGTGTGGTCAGGACTGGGCATGGAAATGATTGGGGATTCCCGTCCTGCCTCTGGAGGGGAGCACCTTGTTGCGCATTACCTTGAGATGATGGCCCTCCACCGGGGGCTCCATCCGTCGCTCCATGGTCTCAGGGTGGGAGTGGCAACCTGCATCGTCTGGAGGCTCTTCCAGCTTTTCTTTGAGAAAGCCAGGGAGGGCCTACGGTGTATTCCCCAAAACCACTTTGACTGGGACACCCTCAAGGTGCACTTTGGTCCGCTCTTCCCCTTTGTGGAGGAAGAAGCCCGGAAGAAGGAGAACCTCTCTTGGCCTGAGGTTAACCCCCTTCTCCTTCAAGGAGCAGTCGAGGATAAGCTTTCTCTTTTTAACCCCTTTGAGCTCCTCAGACGTGCGGGGATTCCTACAAACTTCAGAGAATTGGGATTCCCGGGAAAGATGGTCCGGGATGCTTTCCTCTGGGCCCGCTTCCTTCGAAGTCGGGTGACTA
- a CDS encoding HAD-IIA family hydrolase, protein MLQSIRVFLSDMDGTFYLGNRLLPGALQFTELLEEQGKRLYFLTNNSSHRAAFYAEKLRLLGLKDCTPEHIITSTDSCIFHLQRICPGARIFLLASREVAIDFLRGGFVVVEENPDAVVLCFDKTLTYRKLAKVCLFLRRGVPFFATHPDLNCPTEDGELIDAGSIIEAIKASTGRTPRYFGKPYPEMVEYALWRTGARREELAILGDRLYTDIAMGQKAGITTILLLTGETKREDLEHSPWKPDFVFSSLEELAQNLKR, encoded by the coding sequence ATATGGATGGGACGTTTTACTTAGGGAATCGGCTTCTTCCGGGAGCTTTGCAGTTCACGGAGCTTTTGGAAGAACAGGGAAAGAGGCTCTACTTTCTCACCAACAATTCTTCTCACCGTGCTGCATTCTATGCCGAAAAGCTCCGCCTCCTTGGCCTTAAGGACTGCACACCGGAGCATATCATCACTTCCACGGACTCCTGTATTTTCCACCTCCAGAGAATTTGCCCGGGAGCTCGGATTTTTCTCCTTGCCAGCCGGGAAGTGGCCATAGATTTCCTGCGAGGGGGATTCGTCGTGGTTGAGGAGAACCCTGACGCCGTTGTGCTCTGCTTTGACAAAACTCTCACCTACCGGAAGCTGGCGAAAGTCTGTCTCTTTCTCCGAAGAGGTGTTCCCTTCTTTGCCACCCATCCTGATCTCAACTGCCCCACGGAAGACGGCGAGCTCATCGATGCGGGGTCCATCATTGAGGCGATAAAGGCTTCAACCGGGCGAACACCTCGCTACTTTGGTAAGCCGTATCCGGAAATGGTCGAGTACGCCCTCTGGCGGACAGGGGCAAGGCGGGAAGAACTCGCCATCCTGGGAGACCGGTTGTACACGGATATCGCCATGGGGCAGAAGGCGGGTATCACGACCATTCTTCTCCTCACAGGAGAGACAAAGAGAGAGGACCTTGAGCATTCTCCTTGGAAACCTGATTTTGTATTCTCTTCCCTTGAAGAACTCGCGCAGAACCTTAAGAGGTGA